The Pecten maximus chromosome 11, xPecMax1.1, whole genome shotgun sequence genome has a segment encoding these proteins:
- the LOC117338035 gene encoding uncharacterized protein LOC117338035, translated as MAETRYVAGLISTCLLTCLYAITGVIGLVEEIPMPSELEECYKFRTQNISITDFVSEDINMFCITQFLYSTTHLRPQYKVANESILYAQELMRQVFGESYGQNNARRRHKRQIRLFPAAGRQIIRQPFEARVGPDFIPGLGRIQGLGQIPGQGRIPGLGQIPGQGRIPGLGQVPGQGRIPGLGQVPGQGRIPGLGQIPGQGPPILPRRPGRRWVRREVRSLSRREWVEFVNRINQLKRTPVGQSNRYDALADIHGLVVRSAHNGPNFPGWHRMYLAMFEQAIGVAIPYWDCRLDFYMRRPAESILWTDAYFGSGFGAVRSGPFANWITSRGTPLIRNVGSSGSLITDQMIGNVLSRIDINAITEPSAGPFTLERIHNAPHVYVDGHMSAPLTASYDPIFFLLHAFIDFIWSLYRQRQRLAGINPATSYPQSQDRNQAPGARMVPFNYRCIDGYSEFLERRVIYARPPSCPYCGRNAQCRRGRCVSVGGGVSRIPRRPGIFGSVFSSSASGNADTSSFGPKFQSDFNDPRNNRAKRDARAVRDEHASYNDIDTSQINVPYQNTFELNGKSSIDLWAFVPVKIIFERPPELQFKAYPIQNGNISREHDMFTPSTDQRLKQKQQATYKDCQVSGSGAAKVYVQTDGIDYSGRYKDYAVVDERLPVSSSITYVGVKNPTDGAAQLYMSAYDSCGRVCRPKCLTDKGYKPCSGALRVTSSFPKMYGITYEDAIKRNWMKNGKILPELHSVETPVVFSCEVQTTWSWS; from the exons ATG GCGGAAACACGTTATGTAGCAGGTTTGATTTCAACTTGTTTGCTAACGTGTCTTTACGCCATTACCGGTGTGATAGGATTAGTAGAGGAGATTCCAATGCCTTCAGAGTTAGAGGAATGTTATAAGTTCCGAACCCAGAACATCAGCATCACTGACTTTGTTTCAGAGGATATCAACATGTTCTGTATAACACAGTTCCTCTATTCCACAACACATCTTCGTCCTCAGTATAAAGTTGCCAACGAATCTATACTATATGCGCAGGAGCTCATGCGTCAGGTATTTGGAGAAAGTTACGGGCAAAACAATGCAAGAAGACGCCACAAGCGGCAGATTAGATTATTTCCTGCAGCAGGACGACAGATAATCAGGCAACCATTTGAAGCTAGAGTGGGACCCGATTTTATACCCGGATTAGGACGGATTCAAGGATTAGGACAGATACCAGGACAAGGACGGATTCCAGGATTAGGACAGATACCAGGACAAGGACGCATTCCAGGATTAGGACAGGTACCAGGACAAGGACGCATTCCAGGATTAGGACAGGTACCAGGACAAGGACGGATTCCAGGATTAGGACAGATACCGGGACAAGGACCGCCGATCCTCCCACGTCGCCCTGGAAGAAGATGGGTCCGACGGGAGGTTAGATCTCTAAGCCGGAGGGAATGGGTCGAATTCGTTAACCGGATAAATCAGCTGAAAAGAACACCG GTGGGCCAGTCAAATCGTTATGACGCGCTGGCCGATATCCACGGATTAGTTGTTAGATCTGCTCACAACGGTCCAAACTTTCCTGGATGGCACCGAATGTACCTAGCaat gtTTGAGCAGGCTATCGGCGTGGCGATTCCGTATTGGGATTGTCGTCTTGACTTTTACATGCGCAGACCAGCCGAATCAATACTCTGGACGGATGCTTACTTTGGATCCGGATTTGGTGCAGTCAGATCAGGACCGTTTGCAAACTGGATAACATCAAGGGGCACCCCTCTGATTCGTAACGTTGGCAGTTCCGGTTCATTGATTACCGACCAGATGATTGGCAATGTTCTATCCCGAATTGACATCAATGCCATCACGGAGCCAAGCGCAGGACCCTTTACACTTGAACGTATTCACAACGCACCTCATGTATATGTCGACGGTCATATGTCTGCCCCATTGACAGCTTCATACGATCCGATATTCTTCCTTCTTCATGCATTTATCGATTTCATTTGGAGTCTTTATCGACAGAGGCAAAGGTTGGCTGGGATCAACCCTGCAACATCATACCCACAGTCACAAGATCGTAATCAGGCCCCAGGGGCCCGTATGGTTCCGTTTAATTATCGTTGCATTGATGGTTATTCAGAATTCCTTGAGAGAAGAGTGATATATGCCCGTCCACCAAGTTGTCCTTACTGTGGCAGAAACGCACAATGTAGACGGGGAAGATGTGTATCAGTCGGAGGAGGAGTTTCAAGGATACCAAGAAGACCAGGGATTTTCGGATCTGTTTTTAGTTCCTCTGCTTCAGGCAACGCTGATACCTCGTCATTTGGCCCGAAGTTCCAATCAGATTTCAACGACCCAAGAAACAATCGCGCAAAACGCGACGCCAGAGCAGTTCGCGATGAACATGCTTCGTATAACGACATTGACACATCTCAAATTAACGTACCGTATCAGAATACATTTGAACTAAATGGAAAAAGTAGCATTGATCTTTGGGCATTCGTACCGGTGAAGATAATTTTTGAGAGACCTCCAGAATTACAATTTAAAGCATATCCTATTCAGAATGGTAACATCTCAAGAGAGCATGACATGTTTACACCATCTACAGATCAAAGACTCAAACAAAAACAGCAGGCAACGTACAAGGATTGTCAAGTTTCCGGTTCCGGCGCTGCCAAGGTTTATGTCCAGACTGATGGTATTGACTATTCCGGAAGGTACAAAGACTATGCCGTAGTGGATGAGCGACTACCAGTGTCGTCTTCCATAACGTATGTCGGTGTCAAAAATCCTACAGATGGCGCTGCCCAGTTGTATATGAGTGCTTATGACTCATGTGGTCGAGTCTGTCGTCCTAAGTGTCTCACCGATAAGGGATACAAACCGTGCTCTGGCGCCTTACGTGTGACGTCATCCTTTCCTAAGATGTATGGCATAACCTATGAagatgcaataaaaagaaattggatgaaaaatggaaaaatattACCTGAACTACACTCAGTAGAAACTCCAGTCGTTTTCAGTTGTGAAGTTCAAACGACATGGTCATGGAGCTAA
- the LOC117338037 gene encoding tyrosinase-like protein 1, translating into MMHVRQNVWLLATAAVFAAVVTSVYGFIEPIPMPENLDECYQFRTRNLSITAVPSQDINMFCITRFLYSTTHLRPQRPISNETISYAQELFRQLLAQYSPEENGHRVKRQFNNVRQEVRTLTRPQWNLFTSRINNLKNTPVGNGLNRYDSIAEIHRLVVASAHNGPNFLGWHRIYLLLLQIALGGVPIPYWDSRLDFRMVEPTDSVLWTAEFFGNGFGAVTEGAFGNWQTPGGSALIRNIGNDGTLVNDDGFNAVLTRNFHRDIVEPSNNPMFSLEGHHNGPHVWVDGQLSAPATAAQDPVFFMHHSFIDYFWSLFRRRQRSLGINPAFDYPPTGNPLQQPFAQMIPFNLRNIHGYSEYFAGRTVYAPSPTCPDCGGSSYLECVSGSCRSRVGVTPGGGGGMAMAASFAGRGAMGGMARASVGGPERAQATVRATGALNIGGRFRSPFRDPRTRMDTLPNAPENRIRRSVPTANDTATSSNANMDTSQINRPYQNTFVLNGEANPSLWAFVPIRIIFERPPDAKFESYLIRDGKLVKSSDMFSIKNHTGFTLEIRKKMPATYKKCHVSGSGASKVYVQTDGIDYSGRYKDYAVVDERLPISSSMTYVGVKNPTEGAAQFYMTAYDSCGRVCRPQCLINGNYQPCSGAFRITSSFPKMYGITFEDAVKGIWKKGEGLNVESNGAGIPVTFLCEIQYSWPWTQETSQF; encoded by the exons ATG atGCACGTTCGCCAGAACGTGTGGCTGCTAGCTACAGCGGCCGTATTTGCTGCTGTTGTAACATCTGTCTATGGATTCATTGAACCGATCCCAATGCCGGAAAACCTTGACGAATGCTACCAGTTCCGTACACGAAACCTCAGTATCACAGCTGTGCCTTCACAGGacataaacatgttttgtaTAACGCGATTCCTGTACTCCACAACTCACCTTCGTCCACAACGTCCTATTTCCAACGAGACTATTTCGTACGCACAGGAATTATTTCGTCAACTTCTCGCTCAGTACAGTCCGGAGGAGAATGGACATCGAGTGAAGAGGCAATTCAACAATGTCAGACAAGAGGTTCGCACTCTGACAAGACCCCAATGGAATCTTTTCACCAGCAGAATCAACAACCTGAAAAATACACCG GTAGGGAACGGACTGAATCGCTATGATTCCATAGCAGAAATCCACCGACTCGTCGTGGCTTCGGCGCACAACGGTCCTAACTTTTTGGGTTGGCACAGAATATACCTGTTGCT ACTTCAAATTGCGTTGGGTGGTGTTCCTATACCCTACTGGGACAGTCGACTTGACTTCCGTATGGTCGAACCAACTGACTCCGTTCTTTGGACTGCTGAATTCTTCGGAAACGGGTTTGGAGCTGTAACTGAAGGTGCCTTTGGAAATTGGCAAACTCCTGGAGGTTCTGCTCTGATCCGAAATATCGGAAACGACGGAACCCTTGTAAATGATGATGGCTTCAACGCAGTGTTGACGAGAAATTTCCACCGGGATATTGTGGAGCCCAGCAATAACCCCATGTTCAGCTTAGAAGGTCACCATAATGGACCCCATGTTTGGGTAGATGGTCAGCTATCTGCCCCTGCCACGGCTGCTCAAGATCCTGTTTTCTTCATGCACCATTCCTTCATTGACTACTTCTGGAGTCTCTTTAGAAGGAGACAGAGATCACTGGGTATCAATCCGGCGTTCGATTACCCGCCAACTGGTAACCCTTTACAACAACCGTTTGCCCAAATGATACCGTTTAATTTGCGTAATATTCATGGATACAGTGAATATTTCGCTGGTAGAACCGTGTATGCACCATCTCCGACGTGTCCAGATTGTGGGGGTAGTTCCTATCTCGAATGTGTGTCAGGCTCGTGTAGATCTCGTGTAGGTGTTACTCCAGGAGGGGGTGGAGGTATGGCAATGGCCGCCAGTTTCGCAGGAAGGGGCGCAATGGGTGGGATGGCTCGAGCAAGCGTTGGCGGTCCTGAACGTGCCCAGGCTACAGTGAGGGCAACTGGAGCTCTCAACATTGGTGGAAGATTCCGTTCTCCTTTCCGAGACCCCAGGACACGAATGGATACCTTACCCAATGCTCCAGAAAACCGCATCAGAAGAAGTGTGCCGACAGCTAATGACACTGCAACCAGTTCCAATGCAAACATGGACACTTCTCAAATAAACCGGCCATATCAGAACACATTTGTACTGAACGGAGAAGCTAATCCAAGTCTTTGGGCTTTTGTCCCCATTAGAATTATATTCGAGAGGCCTCCCGATGCCAAATTCGAATCCTATTTGATTCGAGACGGCAAATTAGTAAAGAGCTCTGATATGTTCTCAATTAAGAATCATACAGGTTTCACCCTCGAGATCAGGAAAAAGATGCCAGCGACCTACAAGAAATGTCATGTTTCCGGTTCCGGTGCTTCAAAAGTGTACGTCCAGACCGACGGTATTGACTATTCCGGCAGGTACAAGGACTACGCAGTAGTAGATGAGAGACTACCTATCTCGTCATCTATGACGTATGTTGGGGTAAAAAATCCTACTGAAGGGGCAGCACAGTTCTACATGACCGCGTACGACTCTTGCGGACGTGTTTGTAGACCGCAATGTCTCATTAACGGAAACTACCAGCCATGCTCAGGCGCTTTCCGCATAACGTCCTCATTTCCAAAGATGTATGGAATAACCTTTGAGGATGCGGTCAAGGGAATCTGGAAGAAAGGTGAAGGTCTAAATGTTGAATCAAATGGAGCTGGAATACCTGTTACTTTCCTTTGTGAAATCCAATATTCCTGGCCCTGGACACAGGAAACAAGTCAGTTCTAG